In one Arenibacter antarcticus genomic region, the following are encoded:
- a CDS encoding 1,4-dihydroxy-2-naphthoyl-CoA synthase → MQNKIDWKVVKEFEDITYKKCDGVARIAFNRPNVRNAFRPKTTSELYQAFYDAQEDTSIGVVLLSAEGPSTKDGVNSFCSGGDQKARGHKGYVGEDGMHRLNILEVQRLIRFMPKVVIAVVPGWAVGGGHSLHVVCDLTLASKEHAIFKQTDADVTSFDGGYGSAYLAKMVGQKKAREIFFLGRSYSAQEAMDMGMVNAVIPHAELESTAYEWALEILEKSPTSIKMLKFAMNLTDDGMVGQQVFAGEATRLAYMTEEAKEGRNAFLEKRKPNFGKNNWIP, encoded by the coding sequence GGTAGCTAGGATAGCTTTTAATAGGCCCAATGTTAGAAACGCGTTTAGACCAAAAACTACTAGTGAGCTGTATCAGGCATTTTACGATGCTCAGGAGGACACCAGTATTGGGGTAGTACTGCTTTCTGCCGAAGGCCCATCCACAAAAGACGGAGTGAATTCTTTCTGTAGTGGGGGCGACCAGAAGGCTAGGGGACATAAGGGATATGTAGGAGAGGATGGTATGCACCGATTAAATATTTTAGAGGTACAGCGACTAATCCGGTTTATGCCTAAGGTTGTAATTGCCGTTGTTCCGGGCTGGGCAGTTGGAGGTGGACATAGTTTACACGTGGTGTGCGATTTAACTTTGGCCAGTAAAGAACATGCGATATTTAAACAAACCGATGCTGATGTTACTAGTTTTGACGGGGGATATGGATCCGCATATTTAGCTAAAATGGTAGGACAAAAAAAGGCTAGGGAAATATTTTTCCTTGGAAGGAGCTATTCCGCCCAGGAAGCTATGGATATGGGAATGGTTAATGCAGTGATACCACATGCCGAATTGGAAAGTACTGCATATGAATGGGCTTTGGAGATTTTGGAAAAATCGCCCACCTCTATAAAGATGTTAAAATTTGCTATGAATCTTACCGACGATGGTATGGTAGGGCAACAGGTTTTTGCAGGTGAGGCTACAAGATTAGCCTATATGACCGAAGAGGCCAAGGAAGGTAGAAATGCCTTCTTAGAAAAAAGAAAACCAAATTTTGGTAAGAACAACTGGATTCCATAA
- a CDS encoding DEAD/DEAH box helicase, with protein MSFKKLLPQLKETLERVGFNSPTEFQKEILPKIKGGASLFGIAPEGAGKTTAIVIGTLQKLNCSAFEVAPRALIFVKDKASALELESAFKRFTYRMDLRIYTVYEEHNIEAQRNEIFEGVDIVIATPKRLNKIFYLNGINLGKLKLFIVDDAEFLSSAKVFSDLVRTPESLDRCQYLIFSTKFDKRMERMQELFMANAHIIEQE; from the coding sequence ATGTCGTTTAAAAAATTACTTCCACAATTAAAGGAAACCTTGGAGCGGGTAGGATTTAATTCACCCACAGAATTCCAAAAAGAAATACTTCCAAAAATTAAGGGAGGTGCAAGTCTCTTTGGAATTGCCCCTGAAGGAGCGGGAAAAACTACGGCAATTGTAATTGGAACACTTCAAAAATTAAACTGCTCTGCATTTGAAGTTGCACCTAGGGCTTTAATTTTCGTAAAGGACAAAGCCTCGGCCTTGGAGTTGGAGAGCGCATTTAAACGTTTTACATATCGTATGGACCTGCGTATTTATACTGTTTATGAAGAGCACAACATAGAGGCGCAGCGAAACGAAATTTTTGAGGGAGTAGATATCGTTATTGCCACCCCCAAGAGACTGAACAAGATTTTTTACCTAAACGGAATTAATTTAGGGAAGTTAAAGTTGTTCATTGTGGATGATGCCGAATTCTTGTCGAGCGCAAAGGTGTTTTCCGATCTGGTACGCACCCCAGAAAGCTTAGATCGTTGTCAGTACCTTATTTTTTCTACCAAATTCGACAAACGCATGGAACGGATGCAGGAACTATTTATGGCCAATGCCCATATTATTGAACAGGAATAA
- a CDS encoding 3D domain-containing protein: MRRYVAIIAFTVLVSGCKEDKKESIYLWKSLRVTATAYNSFPAQTSKIHPGITAWGDTLQPGMKIIAVSPDLIPLGLDHNTLVRIKGDSSLYLVKDKMNSKWNKRIDIYMGEDKSRALKWGRKKVTLYYRVKKDSLKIE; the protein is encoded by the coding sequence GTGAGACGATATGTTGCCATAATCGCATTTACGGTCTTAGTTTCCGGTTGCAAGGAAGATAAGAAAGAAAGTATTTATTTATGGAAATCCTTGCGCGTAACGGCAACCGCCTATAACTCATTTCCCGCACAGACCTCAAAGATACATCCAGGGATTACTGCATGGGGCGATACGCTCCAACCGGGGATGAAAATTATAGCCGTATCCCCAGATCTGATTCCGCTGGGACTGGACCACAATACCTTGGTTAGGATCAAAGGGGACAGTTCCCTTTATTTGGTAAAGGACAAAATGAATTCCAAATGGAACAAGCGAATAGATATCTATATGGGGGAGGATAAGAGCCGTGCCTTAAAATGGGGAAGGAAAAAAGTAACATTATACTACAGGGTAAAAAAAGATTCCCTAAAAATAGAATGA
- a CDS encoding peptidoglycan recognition family protein encodes MRSIFILLAILLNVSCAAKKEILEMPIVFNEERKNLTLEYLSERYGLEQEEPTIKPKIIVLHWTVIPTLEKSFQAFNSPVLPNWRPEIATVSGLNVSSQFLVDQDGKIYRLMPETIMARHVIGLNHCAIGIENVGGTDDKKLTRAQLRSNKWLVRYLSSKYDIDYVIGHYEYTLFEGTDLWLEKNDAYRTVKSDPGEKFVKRIRRATKALQLKSIPTSN; translated from the coding sequence ATGAGAAGTATTTTTATTCTGTTAGCTATCCTTCTAAACGTATCTTGTGCTGCTAAAAAAGAGATTTTGGAGATGCCCATAGTATTTAACGAAGAACGAAAAAATCTGACTTTGGAATATTTGTCCGAGCGTTATGGCCTAGAACAGGAGGAACCTACTATAAAACCTAAAATAATTGTTTTGCACTGGACGGTGATTCCTACTCTTGAAAAGTCCTTTCAAGCCTTTAACAGTCCTGTATTGCCAAACTGGAGACCAGAAATAGCAACGGTAAGTGGATTAAATGTATCCTCTCAATTTCTAGTGGACCAAGATGGAAAAATATACCGACTAATGCCAGAAACGATAATGGCTAGACATGTTATAGGGCTTAACCATTGTGCCATTGGTATAGAAAACGTAGGAGGAACGGATGATAAAAAACTGACCCGAGCACAATTAAGGTCCAATAAATGGTTGGTTCGCTATTTATCATCGAAATATGACATCGATTATGTAATCGGACATTATGAGTATACCCTTTTTGAAGGAACTGATCTTTGGTTAGAAAAAAATGATGCTTACCGTACCGTTAAATCGGATCCCGGCGAGAAATTCGTCAAAAGAATAAGAAGGGCAACCAAGGCACTACAATTAAAATCTATACCCACTAGCAATTAA
- a CDS encoding M14 metallopeptidase family protein produces the protein MKHNYYLIIIALFAVFSVFGQHVDITDKLFSTYEKYQEHSLTERRIKHGDLQPLISKIGEDPRFQVNKVGESIEGRSLSLISVGTGNIDVFLWSQMHGDEPTATQAIFDILNFLSSENLKQEKEKILKSLKLHFLPMLNPDGAQVYTRRNALGIDINRDALMLQSPEGKTLKRVRDSLNAKFGFNLHDQSTYYNAERTNKPATVSYLAPAYNYEKDINEVRANAMKVIVFMNNIIQNYAPGQVGRYNDDFEPRAFGDNIQKWGTSAILIESGGYKDDVEKQYIRKLNYVSILSAIYTIANGNYKDISIADYEKIPENDRKLFDLKLKGVTYDLLGKKYKLDVGIHRFEVDDPSHNNFYYSSKISDQGDLSTFYGYEVLDAQEHTIKPGKIYPNIFKNLGDLSKLKVIDLLKLGYTYIRVDNIPKDKRFGELPINIIGPNYKVPKFNLQVGNNPTFLLERNGKNEYAVINGFLIDLKTGDGKFKNAMIFK, from the coding sequence ATGAAACACAACTACTACCTAATTATTATTGCCCTATTCGCGGTTTTTTCTGTTTTTGGACAACATGTAGATATCACGGATAAACTCTTTTCTACCTATGAAAAGTATCAAGAGCATTCCCTTACTGAACGGCGGATAAAGCACGGAGACCTACAACCTCTTATTAGCAAAATAGGGGAGGACCCTAGGTTTCAGGTAAACAAGGTGGGAGAATCCATAGAAGGTAGAAGCCTTTCTTTAATAAGTGTTGGTACAGGAAACATTGATGTATTCTTATGGTCACAGATGCATGGTGACGAGCCCACTGCAACCCAGGCTATTTTTGATATCCTTAATTTTTTATCGAGTGAGAATCTAAAACAGGAAAAAGAGAAAATCCTTAAAAGTTTAAAACTTCATTTTTTACCCATGCTAAATCCTGATGGTGCCCAAGTGTATACCCGTAGGAACGCACTGGGCATAGATATAAACAGAGATGCGCTTATGTTACAATCCCCAGAGGGGAAAACCCTTAAAAGGGTGCGCGACAGTCTCAATGCCAAGTTCGGTTTCAATCTGCACGATCAGAGCACCTATTACAATGCGGAGAGAACTAATAAACCAGCCACCGTTTCCTATTTGGCTCCGGCATATAATTACGAGAAGGATATCAATGAAGTACGGGCCAACGCTATGAAAGTTATTGTCTTTATGAATAATATAATTCAAAACTATGCTCCGGGACAGGTAGGCAGGTACAATGACGATTTTGAGCCACGGGCCTTTGGAGACAACATTCAAAAATGGGGAACCAGTGCCATCCTGATAGAATCTGGGGGATATAAGGACGATGTAGAGAAACAGTATATTAGAAAGCTAAATTATGTTTCCATTCTATCGGCCATTTATACTATTGCCAATGGGAATTATAAGGATATATCCATTGCCGACTATGAGAAAATTCCAGAAAATGACAGAAAATTATTCGACCTAAAACTAAAGGGTGTAACCTATGATCTCTTGGGGAAAAAGTATAAGTTGGATGTCGGCATCCACAGATTTGAGGTAGATGATCCATCACATAATAATTTTTATTACAGTAGTAAGATTTCGGATCAGGGCGATTTATCCACTTTTTATGGATATGAGGTTTTGGATGCACAGGAGCATACTATTAAGCCTGGGAAGATTTACCCCAATATTTTTAAAAATTTAGGGGATTTGTCCAAACTAAAAGTGATAGATTTGTTAAAGTTGGGCTACACCTATATTCGCGTAGACAATATCCCAAAGGACAAACGCTTCGGGGAATTGCCGATAAATATCATCGGTCCCAATTACAAGGTACCCAAATTTAATCTACAGGTTGGCAATAATCCTACCTTTCTTCTGGAAAGGAACGGAAAAAACGAATACGCCGTTATCAATGGTTTTCTTATCGATTTAAAGACAGGTGATGGGAAATTTAAAAACGCCATGATCTTTAAATAA
- a CDS encoding two-component regulator propeller domain-containing protein: MKKAYIIFMLFPLLLLGQNIKFKTISTEDGLSNNSILDIVSDQYGMLWVATWDGLNRYDGNSFKVFKHAKDNPSSISGNKVRQLVKDRENHIWALTEYNSVSKYLGADNFSNYDFEAEIKNLHISRGGDVLVTLLESNKTYVFKGETFVDYSSENSLTENINSLDPILLIKYPEVEINQSIKDFRGNIWFATKYNGIYIVANNSSDLHNDEIHHYQYDPYSKYSFNSNEIEKLFEDDFGNMWLGHKDGGLSMAYKDSEKISLIAPHPKYFPNLPNETIRAITKDQYNNLWLGYYNQGLYRYDSSKKQYVEFIIPEAKENKDWNRVRSLYTSSDGSIWVGTYGGVLRINGSSINSFKTEKNSLFPNNRNYSFFEDNSQNVWIACWGGLAKFSLEKNTFLPFLGQDKLSQLLIRKVVVTGNEVLMATETRGMVMLNHNSGEVNSITSKTGALGNSIYDVYKDPKTNYYWIASLGGITVYDLKKGLVKNITEKEGLPSHLVYSLIPYGDQIWISTTKGIAMVSTTDFSVMSLNPDEGWQAAEFSEGAYYKDIKGTLYFAGVGGMNFFSPNNMNFLQELPKLKITLGNLSQNDTFLIKDYSDNNLTMEITPISFTNNVNNKVQYKLAGYDKNWNTFDSNPISYMDIPYGDYTMIVKNSLDKSGTKMVKIPLRINKPFYVTWYFLLIIFIFILIAIGYWILDKNRKAQRYQRELEQNIKERTGVIDAQKKDLIIANTILDEKHKEIVAQKEELLELHHQLKNEDFEIEKFKAFALSEFKVPIDQILDLTNGIGDDQSVKFKLQKQAGKLTNLIMEWDFLNQVKDIGDTRKSAIKLGPIVNNLLQNLSQNAFKSNINLKHTQTIPDNWIFMDALRFKLLFQYLFSDLIKYGSLDCNLQIDIVLKEEFIKMEIYTDSSILAKNASSIEQYSPYFRAVMTLIHTLEGELNWESKGEGIHLWLSIPAENVPMDVPLEEEISWRQLKLEEDLMPNRFNIIVYGEESDFVSARQLLLNEDYNLLFEDSTRAISSLIKKTNVHGLVIYNSAITEKLISLLQQIKNQDQLVSLPMVYISEQIDHLLQEQTLELGVDAFIQLPARESFINKKLCNLLEIRKEFIRDQSKYQLFHLQMDGDKMLSPNEKMVQQGLEIIKTNLANTTFNVQQLRNQLEISKIKCYRIFKEVLKKSPSEVISELRLQKAEYLLRHKTLNISEISFECGFNDPKYFSKMFKKHFGSSPKAYKSNISV; the protein is encoded by the coding sequence TTGAAAAAAGCCTATATAATATTTATGCTGTTCCCGTTGTTACTATTGGGACAGAACATAAAATTTAAAACTATTAGTACGGAAGACGGACTCTCCAACAATTCTATTTTGGACATCGTCAGTGATCAATATGGGATGTTGTGGGTGGCAACCTGGGACGGATTAAATAGGTATGACGGTAATAGTTTTAAAGTATTTAAACACGCTAAAGACAATCCAAGTTCCATATCGGGCAACAAGGTGCGGCAATTGGTCAAGGATAGGGAGAACCATATTTGGGCATTAACGGAATATAACTCGGTTAGTAAATACTTAGGCGCGGATAATTTCAGTAATTACGATTTTGAAGCGGAAATTAAAAACCTTCATATATCAAGGGGGGGAGATGTTTTAGTAACCTTACTGGAATCCAATAAAACCTATGTTTTTAAGGGAGAAACATTTGTCGATTACAGTAGTGAAAATAGTCTTACGGAAAACATAAATTCTTTAGATCCAATACTATTGATTAAATATCCCGAAGTGGAAATTAACCAATCTATAAAAGATTTTAGAGGCAATATATGGTTTGCAACAAAATACAACGGAATCTATATTGTAGCTAACAATAGTTCCGATCTTCACAACGATGAAATTCACCATTATCAATACGACCCTTATTCCAAATATAGTTTTAACAGCAATGAAATTGAAAAATTATTCGAGGACGATTTTGGGAATATGTGGTTGGGTCACAAGGATGGTGGGTTAAGTATGGCGTATAAAGATTCTGAAAAAATAAGTCTGATAGCGCCCCACCCAAAGTATTTCCCCAACTTACCCAATGAGACCATACGGGCCATAACAAAAGACCAGTATAACAATTTATGGTTGGGTTACTACAACCAAGGCTTGTACCGTTATGATAGCTCCAAGAAACAATATGTTGAATTCATTATTCCTGAGGCCAAGGAAAACAAAGATTGGAATCGCGTACGTAGTTTATACACTTCCTCGGATGGATCTATATGGGTGGGTACCTACGGTGGTGTTTTACGGATAAACGGTAGTAGTATCAACTCGTTTAAGACTGAAAAAAATTCACTTTTTCCCAACAATAGAAACTATTCTTTTTTTGAGGATAATAGCCAAAACGTTTGGATAGCTTGTTGGGGAGGATTGGCTAAGTTTTCACTAGAGAAAAATACGTTTTTGCCCTTTCTGGGCCAAGACAAGCTATCGCAATTGCTGATTCGAAAAGTAGTAGTCACGGGAAATGAGGTGTTAATGGCCACTGAAACTAGGGGAATGGTGATGTTAAACCACAACTCAGGGGAAGTGAATAGTATTACCAGTAAAACAGGTGCTCTTGGCAATAGTATATATGATGTTTATAAGGACCCCAAGACCAATTATTATTGGATAGCCTCTCTAGGTGGTATAACGGTTTATGATCTTAAAAAAGGATTGGTAAAAAATATTACGGAGAAAGAAGGACTCCCCAGCCATCTAGTGTACAGCCTAATTCCTTATGGAGATCAAATTTGGATTAGTACTACCAAGGGAATCGCTATGGTCAGTACTACAGATTTTAGTGTGATGAGTTTAAACCCAGATGAAGGCTGGCAAGCTGCGGAGTTCTCAGAAGGCGCTTATTATAAAGACATAAAAGGAACATTATATTTTGCTGGAGTTGGTGGAATGAATTTTTTCTCTCCCAATAACATGAATTTTCTCCAAGAACTACCAAAGCTTAAGATAACCCTGGGAAACCTATCCCAAAACGACACCTTCTTAATAAAGGATTATTCGGATAATAATCTTACGATGGAAATAACTCCAATATCCTTTACCAACAACGTCAACAATAAAGTACAGTATAAGTTGGCTGGATACGATAAAAACTGGAATACCTTTGACAGCAATCCTATTTCCTATATGGATATCCCTTATGGGGATTATACTATGATCGTAAAAAATTCCCTGGACAAATCCGGAACCAAAATGGTAAAAATACCATTGAGGATAAACAAGCCCTTTTATGTGACTTGGTATTTTCTTTTAATAATTTTCATATTTATATTGATTGCCATCGGATATTGGATCTTGGATAAAAATAGAAAAGCGCAGCGCTATCAGCGGGAACTCGAACAAAATATCAAGGAACGTACAGGGGTAATAGATGCTCAAAAAAAGGATCTAATTATAGCAAACACCATCTTGGACGAAAAACACAAGGAGATTGTTGCCCAGAAAGAAGAGCTTTTAGAACTACATCATCAATTAAAGAATGAGGATTTTGAAATAGAAAAATTCAAAGCCTTTGCGCTCTCTGAGTTTAAGGTGCCAATTGACCAGATACTGGATTTAACCAATGGAATAGGGGATGACCAGTCGGTGAAATTTAAATTGCAAAAGCAGGCCGGAAAGCTCACCAACTTAATAATGGAATGGGACTTTCTAAATCAGGTAAAGGATATAGGTGATACCAGAAAATCGGCCATAAAATTGGGCCCCATTGTGAATAATTTGCTGCAAAACCTGAGCCAGAACGCCTTCAAATCCAATATCAATTTAAAGCATACCCAAACTATACCGGATAACTGGATTTTTATGGATGCACTACGGTTTAAACTTCTATTTCAGTATCTGTTTTCAGACCTTATTAAGTACGGTTCACTGGATTGTAATTTACAAATAGATATAGTCCTTAAAGAGGAGTTTATTAAAATGGAAATTTACACCGATAGCAGTATACTCGCAAAAAATGCAAGCAGTATTGAGCAATATAGTCCCTATTTTAGGGCGGTGATGACCTTGATCCATACGCTGGAAGGGGAATTAAATTGGGAAAGTAAGGGAGAGGGAATCCATTTGTGGTTATCCATACCCGCAGAGAACGTTCCAATGGATGTTCCCCTAGAGGAAGAAATAAGTTGGAGGCAATTGAAATTGGAGGAAGATCTAATGCCCAACAGATTTAATATTATTGTTTATGGGGAGGAAAGCGATTTTGTAAGTGCTAGGCAGCTGCTTTTAAATGAGGATTACAATCTGCTTTTTGAAGATTCTACTCGCGCTATTTCTTCACTGATCAAAAAAACAAATGTACATGGCCTAGTAATCTATAACAGCGCAATTACGGAGAAATTGATTTCGTTATTACAGCAGATAAAGAATCAGGACCAATTGGTAAGCTTGCCTATGGTTTATATTTCAGAACAAATAGACCATTTATTGCAAGAGCAGACATTAGAGCTTGGAGTAGATGCTTTTATTCAACTTCCTGCTAGGGAATCGTTTATTAATAAAAAGTTATGCAACCTTCTCGAGATTAGAAAGGAGTTTATAAGGGACCAATCCAAATATCAGCTGTTTCATTTACAAATGGATGGTGACAAAATGTTGTCCCCTAATGAAAAGATGGTCCAACAAGGTTTGGAGATTATTAAGACCAATTTAGCGAATACCACATTTAATGTGCAGCAGTTGAGGAATCAACTAGAAATATCCAAAATAAAATGTTATCGGATATTTAAGGAAGTACTTAAAAAATCTCCTTCCGAGGTCATTTCCGAATTGCGATTGCAGAAAGCAGAGTACTTGTTACGGCATAAAACCCTTAATATTTCGGAAATTAGTTTCGAATGTGGATTCAATGATCCCAAATACTTTAGTAAGATGTTTAAGAAACATTTTGGGAGCAGTCCTAAGGCATATAAAAGCAATATTTCCGTTTAA
- a CDS encoding TonB-dependent receptor: MKNYLSLLLIMGLFSSSMAQTKLTGTVVSKTDGMPIPGASIIPNGNTTEGAATDFDGNFSLTVSAQEGIIMVSSLGYGSVQLSYSGDQNFTIQLEDQSTGLDEVVLIGYGTSKKRDITSAISTVSNVETIGSRPVATLNDFLQGNVAGVTVLQQGGDPSESGKIVIRGYGSISNENPLMVVDGVPYYGPAINPNDIASVSILKDAAAAAIYGAQAASGVIVIQTKKGKLGKPRISLDVYSGMQNATDLPTPLNAEQQANVYNMAADNGGTPRQSAHDAAQNPWGQTTRTNWMDAVFRSALLYNANVNVSGAGEHNNYMSSFGYNKREGVLEGTSSERYSFRIKSEIDLSDRLTLGENVYFSHTEAIGTNTSSGYSGTIMSAIYMPSAAPIYDDLGQFHGVAPYELAQFAGAYGDVYNPLALLQRPTTTSPTSFINANVFLDYKILDGLKFKTSYAYSSSQNNYKRFEPRRPELGRTNLINSLTQDYTTTNRWVWDNQLTYNKSFGEHHLDLTAVYSAQLTDYEYFSQRGEGFSNEDGFNQYMSNAADIKNPVTDVYEDALTSAIGRAMYNYGDKYFISASIRRDETSRLALANQADYFPSASMGWRISDENFFKVPAVNDLKFRASWGQIGNINSVGYYSFDVPLSTQTVIVGSDGLENDKGVYAGKQSNPNLTWETSESINLGWDASLFNNRLSLTFDYFTKETKGMILPGLEDKHQGTSAADVNGGEVKNQGFEFSASFNNTVGDLTYSLSANASVIDNELVNLDGYNKSGINFINHSEDNVRSTLEPFRSVVGRELYSNYLVPYLGIFQSQEEINAYTSNGNLIQPNAQPGDFMFKDSNNDGKIDNDDKVFMGSYQPDLTYNFNLRLDYKGFDLGLIFQGVSGVKAFNGYKYTAYNASLQGYNLDNKVLESWTPTNTNTGLPRLSTKDNNKNFETTSSWYLEDASYLRVKNITLGYNIASSVMDSVMQGASLRIYISAENLFTFTDYSGLDPEVGGKGLDVGKYPLSRTFTTGLSLKL, translated from the coding sequence ATGAAAAATTATTTATCCTTATTATTAATCATGGGACTGTTTTCCAGTTCAATGGCACAGACCAAACTGACTGGTACAGTGGTGTCTAAAACCGATGGAATGCCAATTCCAGGTGCAAGTATTATTCCCAACGGGAATACAACAGAGGGAGCGGCTACGGATTTTGATGGCAACTTTAGTCTAACGGTAAGTGCCCAAGAAGGTATTATAATGGTATCTTCCTTGGGTTATGGATCTGTGCAACTAAGTTATTCTGGAGATCAGAATTTCACAATTCAATTAGAGGACCAATCTACAGGTCTTGATGAGGTGGTACTAATAGGGTATGGTACTTCAAAGAAAAGGGACATTACCTCTGCCATTTCCACGGTAAGCAATGTGGAAACTATTGGAAGTAGACCGGTAGCAACCTTGAATGATTTTTTACAAGGAAACGTGGCCGGGGTTACTGTACTGCAACAAGGTGGTGATCCCTCGGAATCTGGGAAGATCGTTATCCGTGGATACGGATCTATTTCCAATGAAAATCCCTTAATGGTAGTAGATGGAGTGCCTTACTACGGACCAGCTATTAATCCCAACGACATCGCATCCGTTTCTATTCTTAAAGATGCGGCAGCGGCGGCAATCTATGGTGCTCAGGCGGCATCTGGTGTTATCGTTATCCAAACCAAAAAGGGAAAGCTTGGAAAACCTAGGATTAGTCTAGATGTGTATTCTGGGATGCAGAATGCAACCGATTTGCCAACACCGTTAAATGCAGAACAACAGGCAAATGTGTATAATATGGCTGCTGACAACGGAGGTACTCCGAGGCAATCCGCGCATGACGCCGCACAAAATCCATGGGGACAGACTACTAGGACCAATTGGATGGACGCTGTTTTCCGATCAGCCTTGCTGTATAATGCCAATGTCAATGTTAGTGGAGCTGGGGAACACAATAATTATATGAGTTCTTTTGGTTACAATAAAAGAGAAGGGGTTCTAGAAGGGACCAGTTCGGAGCGCTACTCATTTAGGATAAAGTCGGAAATAGATCTTTCCGATAGGTTGACGCTTGGGGAAAATGTCTATTTTTCACATACCGAAGCTATAGGCACCAATACCTCTAGTGGGTATTCTGGAACCATAATGAGTGCCATATACATGCCTTCGGCTGCACCTATTTATGACGATTTGGGTCAATTTCATGGAGTGGCTCCTTATGAGCTGGCTCAATTTGCTGGAGCTTATGGCGATGTGTACAACCCTTTGGCCCTGTTACAAAGACCAACTACTACAAGTCCAACTAGCTTTATTAATGCCAACGTGTTTTTGGATTACAAAATTTTGGACGGACTTAAATTTAAAACAAGCTATGCCTATAGCAGTTCACAAAATAACTATAAGCGTTTTGAACCTAGGAGACCTGAATTAGGAAGGACTAATTTGATTAATTCCCTAACACAAGACTACACTACTACCAACAGGTGGGTGTGGGACAATCAGTTGACTTATAACAAAAGTTTTGGGGAACATCATCTGGACCTCACCGCAGTATATTCTGCACAACTAACCGATTATGAGTATTTTTCGCAACGGGGAGAAGGATTCAGTAATGAAGATGGCTTTAACCAATATATGTCCAATGCTGCAGATATAAAAAATCCGGTTACTGATGTATATGAAGATGCACTGACCTCTGCAATAGGTAGGGCTATGTACAACTATGGGGATAAATATTTTATCAGTGCCAGTATTAGAAGGGATGAAACCTCTAGGTTAGCGTTGGCCAACCAGGCAGATTACTTCCCTTCCGCTTCCATGGGCTGGAGAATCTCTGATGAAAACTTTTTTAAAGTACCAGCTGTGAACGATTTAAAATTTCGTGCTTCATGGGGGCAGATCGGTAACATTAACTCTGTAGGTTATTATTCCTTTGATGTTCCTCTGAGTACACAAACCGTGATCGTTGGTAGTGATGGATTGGAAAATGATAAAGGGGTATATGCCGGAAAACAGTCCAATCCAAATTTAACCTGGGAAACCTCAGAATCCATCAACTTGGGTTGGGACGCTTCTTTATTTAACAATAGGTTGAGCTTAACCTTTGACTATTTCACCAAGGAAACTAAGGGAATGATTTTACCTGGATTGGAAGATAAGCACCAAGGAACGTCTGCTGCCGATGTAAACGGGGGAGAGGTTAAGAACCAAGGTTTCGAATTCTCAGCATCTTTTAACAATACTGTTGGGGACTTAACTTACTCTTTAAGCGCCAATGCCTCGGTAATTGACAATGAACTGGTCAATTTGGACGGGTACAACAAAAGCGGTATCAATTTCATCAACCACAGTGAAGATAATGTAAGGAGTACCTTGGAACCATTCAGGTCCGTGGTAGGTAGGGAGTTATATTCTAACTATTTGGTGCCTTATTTGGGTATTTTTCAATCTCAAGAGGAGATAAACGCGTACACTAGCAATGGGAACTTGATACAGCCCAATGCACAACCGGGCGATTTTATGTTTAAGGATAGCAACAATGATGGAAAAATAGACAATGATGACAAAGTGTTTATGGGAAGCTACCAGCCAGATCTAACCTATAACTTTAACCTTAGGTTAGATTATAAAGGATTTGACCTTGGTTTAATCTTCCAAGGAGTTTCCGGAGTAAAAGCTTTTAACGGATACAAGTATACTGCCTATAACGCATCTTTACAGGGCTATAACCTAGACAATAAGGTTTTGGAATCATGGACACCGACCAATACCAATACAGGTTTACCAAGATTGTCTACCAAAGACAATAACAAAAACTTTGAAACTACCTCTAGTTGGTATTTGGAAGATGCTTCTTACCTAAGGGTGAAAAATATTACGTTAGGTTACAACATTGCCAGTTCTGTAATGGATTCGGTAATGCAAGGAGCTTCTTTACGGATTTATATTTCTGCAGAGAATTTGTTCACCTTCACAGATTATTCTGGATTAGATCCTGAAGTTGGTGGCAAAGGATTGGATGTAGGAAAATATCCATTGTCCAGGACCTTTACCACTGGTTTGTCATTAAAATTATAA